A genomic region of Mycobacterium senriense contains the following coding sequences:
- a CDS encoding SDR family oxidoreductase: MTSLQDKVVFITGGARGIGAETARRLSARGARLVLTDLNETDLKALAAELGEERVLTAVADVRDLNAMEAAAARAVERFGGIDVVVANAGIASYGSVLQVEPDAFKRVLDINVLGVFHTVRATLPTLIERRGYVLIVSSLAAYTACPGLAPYNASKAGVELLANALRLEVAHHGVTVGSAHMSWVNTALVRDTQSDLPAFNQLLASFPWPLSKTTTVDKCATAFVKGIERRRTRVYCPRWVALFRWVKPVLSSPVGEMPLHKSTAELLPQLDAQVAALGRSTSAYNRDLGTS; encoded by the coding sequence ATGACATCGCTGCAGGACAAAGTCGTCTTCATCACCGGAGGTGCCCGGGGGATCGGGGCCGAGACCGCTCGCCGGCTGAGCGCCAGGGGCGCCAGGCTCGTGCTGACCGACCTCAATGAGACGGACCTCAAGGCCCTCGCCGCCGAACTCGGCGAGGAACGGGTGTTGACGGCCGTCGCCGATGTGCGAGATCTGAACGCTATGGAGGCCGCCGCCGCCCGCGCCGTCGAGCGATTCGGCGGCATCGACGTGGTGGTGGCCAACGCCGGCATCGCCAGTTACGGCTCGGTGCTGCAGGTGGAGCCCGACGCCTTCAAGCGGGTGCTCGACATCAACGTGCTCGGCGTCTTCCACACCGTGCGCGCCACGCTGCCCACGCTGATCGAACGCCGCGGCTACGTCCTCATCGTCTCGTCGTTGGCCGCCTACACCGCCTGCCCCGGGCTGGCGCCGTACAACGCCTCCAAGGCGGGCGTCGAACTGCTGGCCAACGCGCTCCGGCTGGAGGTGGCCCACCACGGCGTCACCGTCGGCTCGGCGCATATGTCGTGGGTCAACACCGCCCTGGTCCGCGACACCCAGTCCGACCTGCCGGCGTTCAACCAGTTGCTGGCCAGCTTCCCGTGGCCACTGAGCAAGACGACGACCGTCGACAAGTGCGCGACCGCATTCGTCAAGGGCATCGAGCGCCGGCGCACCCGCGTGTACTGCCCGCGTTGGGTGGCCCTGTTCCGTTGGGTTAAGCCGGTGCTGTCCAGCCCGGTGGGCGAGATGCCGCTGCACAAATCCACCGCCGAGCTGCTGCCCCAGCTGGACGCCCAGGTCGCCGCGCTGGGACGCTCCACCAGCGCCTACAACCGCGACCTGGGTACGTCCTAG
- a CDS encoding PAC2 family protein, with product MTPPDGPPFGKAALPELHHTVVVAAFEGWNDAGDAASDALEHLEAIWEADPILEIDDEAYYDYQVNRPVIRQVDGVTRELVWPAMRISHCRPPGSDRDVVLMHGVEPNMRWRTFCAELVAIADKLNVDTVVILGALLADTPHTRPVPVSGAAYSPESAKRFGLEESRYEGPTGIAGVFQDSCVAAGIPAVTFWAAVPHYVSQPPNPKATVALLRRVEDVLDIEVPLADLPTDAEDWEQAVTEMTAEDEDLAEYVLSLEQRGDAEVDMNDALGKIDGDALAAEFERYLRRRRPGFGR from the coding sequence GTGACCCCGCCCGACGGCCCTCCCTTTGGCAAAGCCGCATTGCCCGAACTGCACCACACCGTCGTCGTGGCTGCGTTCGAGGGCTGGAACGACGCCGGCGACGCCGCCAGCGACGCGCTCGAACACCTCGAGGCCATCTGGGAAGCCGACCCGATCTTGGAGATCGACGACGAGGCGTATTACGACTACCAGGTGAATCGCCCGGTGATCCGGCAGGTGGACGGGGTGACCCGGGAACTGGTGTGGCCGGCGATGCGGATCTCGCACTGCCGGCCTCCGGGCAGCGACCGCGATGTCGTGCTGATGCATGGGGTGGAACCCAACATGCGCTGGCGCACCTTCTGCGCCGAGCTGGTGGCCATCGCCGACAAGCTCAACGTGGACACCGTGGTGATCCTGGGCGCGCTGCTGGCCGACACCCCGCATACCCGGCCGGTCCCGGTGTCGGGCGCGGCCTACTCCCCCGAGTCGGCGAAACGCTTCGGCCTCGAGGAAAGCCGCTACGAGGGCCCGACCGGCATCGCCGGGGTGTTTCAGGACTCGTGCGTGGCCGCCGGGATCCCGGCGGTGACGTTCTGGGCGGCGGTGCCGCACTACGTCTCGCAGCCGCCGAACCCGAAGGCGACGGTGGCCCTGCTGCGCCGCGTCGAGGACGTCCTCGACATCGAGGTGCCGCTGGCCGACCTGCCGACGGACGCCGAGGACTGGGAGCAGGCGGTCACCGAGATGACCGCTGAGGACGAGGACCTCGCCGAGTACGTGCTGTCGCTCGAGCAACGCGGCGACGCCGAGGTCGACATGAACGACGCGCTGGGCAAGATCGACGGCGACGCGTTGGCCGCCGAGTTCGAGCGCTATCTGCGCCGCCGTCGTCCCGGCTTCGGGCGCTAG
- a CDS encoding amino acid permease, whose product MAALPGDGNPNPVAGPTPVAGAVGEDAGYRKGLKPRQVQMIGIGGAIGSGLFLGAGGRLAKAGPGMFLVYAVCGVFVFLILRALGELVLHRPSSGSFVSYSREFFGEKAAYAIGWMYFLGWSMTAIVDTTAIATYLRRWTAFESIPQWMLALLALIVVLSMNLISVEWFGELEFWAALVKVLALVAFLVVGIVFLAGRYRIDGHSTGLSLWTDHGGLFPSGVLAVLLTTSGVVFAYAAIELVGTAAGETAEPERVMPRAINSVIARIAIFYVGSVALLALLLPYTSYKATESPFVTFFSKIGFHGAGDLMNIVVLTAALSSLNAGLYSTGRIMHSMASSGSAPRFATRMSKNGVPFVGIAMAAAICLLGIALNAVNPGEAFEIVLNIVAPGIIACWATIVLCQLRFYRLAKAGLIERPRFRMPWAPYSGYLTLAFLAGVLVMMAFDKETGTWTIATVVFVVPALSAGWFLVRNRVAAVASQRAAKTG is encoded by the coding sequence ATGGCCGCGTTGCCTGGTGATGGCAACCCAAATCCCGTAGCCGGCCCGACTCCTGTTGCCGGCGCGGTCGGCGAAGACGCCGGCTATCGCAAGGGACTCAAGCCTCGACAGGTGCAGATGATCGGCATCGGCGGCGCGATCGGCTCCGGGCTCTTCCTGGGCGCGGGCGGCCGGCTCGCCAAGGCGGGACCCGGGATGTTCCTGGTCTACGCCGTGTGCGGCGTCTTCGTGTTCCTGATTCTGCGTGCGCTGGGCGAGTTGGTCTTGCATCGCCCGTCGTCGGGCTCGTTCGTGTCTTATTCGCGGGAGTTCTTCGGCGAGAAGGCCGCCTACGCGATCGGCTGGATGTACTTCCTGGGCTGGTCGATGACGGCCATCGTCGACACCACCGCGATCGCCACCTACCTGCGACGGTGGACGGCCTTCGAATCGATCCCGCAGTGGATGTTGGCGCTGCTCGCCCTGATCGTCGTGCTGTCGATGAACCTGATCTCGGTGGAGTGGTTCGGTGAGCTGGAATTCTGGGCGGCATTGGTGAAGGTTCTGGCGCTGGTCGCCTTCCTGGTGGTCGGGATCGTCTTCCTGGCAGGTCGGTACCGCATCGACGGCCACAGCACCGGGCTAAGTCTGTGGACCGACCACGGCGGACTGTTTCCCTCCGGCGTGCTGGCGGTTCTGCTGACCACCTCGGGCGTGGTATTCGCCTACGCCGCCATCGAATTGGTGGGCACGGCCGCCGGCGAGACCGCCGAGCCGGAGAGGGTCATGCCCCGCGCGATCAATTCGGTGATCGCGCGCATCGCGATCTTTTACGTCGGGTCGGTCGCGCTGCTGGCGTTGCTGCTGCCCTACACGTCCTACAAGGCCACCGAAAGTCCTTTCGTCACTTTCTTTTCCAAGATCGGCTTCCACGGCGCCGGTGACCTGATGAACATCGTGGTGCTCACCGCCGCCCTGTCGAGCCTCAACGCGGGGCTGTATTCAACCGGCCGGATCATGCACTCGATGGCGTCCAGCGGCAGCGCACCCCGGTTCGCGACCCGGATGTCCAAGAACGGAGTGCCCTTCGTCGGCATCGCCATGGCGGCCGCGATCTGCCTGCTCGGCATCGCCCTGAATGCCGTCAACCCCGGCGAAGCCTTCGAGATCGTGCTCAACATCGTGGCGCCGGGCATCATCGCGTGTTGGGCGACCATCGTGCTGTGCCAGCTGCGCTTCTACCGGCTGGCCAAGGCCGGCCTCATCGAACGGCCGCGGTTCCGGATGCCGTGGGCCCCGTATTCGGGGTACCTCACCCTGGCGTTCCTGGCCGGCGTCCTGGTCATGATGGCGTTCGACAAGGAGACCGGCACCTGGACCATCGCGACGGTGGTATTCGTTGTCCCGGCGCTGAGCGCCGGATGGTTCCTGGTGCGCAACCGGGTGGCTGCCGTCGCGTCGCAGCGCGCGGCCAAGACCGGCTAG